The sequence GTCCCATGGGGAGATTTCGAGCCCCGTGCTGTTATCAGGACCGGCTTCCGCGCGGCTTCCCTCAAGTATAGGGGGGGAGCGCATGGTGGAGTAATCCAAGTTTGCCATTCGACGGCAACGCGGCGAGCCAGATTGGGCGCCGTAGCGCGCAACAAATCTGTCACTACCGCTGCCTCGCGACACCTGGATCGAGGTCGTGGGAAAAGGCGGCAAGGCGGGCAAGGTAGCGCTGCCGGTGTTCGCCCGCGTGGCGCTCGATTGCTACCTGGTCGAACGTGGGCTACCGGTCACACCGATTCGCCGGTACCCCGAGACGCCGTTGATCCCGAATCTCGACGAAGATGGCGCCACGGCGATTACCTGCGTGCGGCTCTTAAACGTGGTCAAGCGTCTTTTTCGGCTGACGGCAAACCAGACCACTGTCAATCATCCGCCGTTTGCGGACAAACTGCGTCGCACGAGCCCATACTGCACGCGGCGTGGAACTCACGACGGTGCAGAACAACCTCCGTCACGCATCCATTTGTACAACCTCGATCTACTTGCACAGCGACAACGTGAAGCGGGGGCGACAAAACGGAGGCGTTTGCCGCGCACTAGCGGCAACCAGTTGTATCGGCCGAGCGACGGTTGGAAACATGCATTCGGGTTAGAGACACGCACGACTCACGTTGTATGCTTGGCAAAGTTATTCGAGGGGGTCCATCATCGTGCGGCGCGTAGTCGTCCGGCGGTCGCCGGTTCATGGCAAAGGGGTATTTGCGTTACGTCAACTCGCAGCGGGCGAGCGTGTGCTTGAATACGCGGGGGAAGTGACAAGCTGGCGCAAGGCGGCTGGCCGGCTGAGGCGCAACGGCATGGTCGGACATACCTTTGTCTTCGGGTTGTCGGACGGCCGCGTCATCGACGGCAGTCGCGGCGGCAACAGTGCGCGCTGGCTGAACCACGCGTGTGTGGCGAACTGTGAGGCGATCGAAGAGGATGGGCGGGTGTTCATCGAGACCCTGACCGATATCGATGCGGGTGCGGAACTCTTCATTCGCTATGGCCTGACCGTGGACGGTGCGATCACTGACGAGATCCGCGCGCAATACAGCTGCTATTGCGGAGCCAGCATCTGCACGCGGACCATGCTGGACGACGCGGCGTGATGTCTACGGCGAACCTGGGGCCTTCCCTGCCGTTGCTCAACTGACTACCGTTGGGTCAACAGCATCGGTTGCGATTCACCGTGTTCGGATCAGTCACGATGTGACATTTCATTTTCTCGTTTTGCTCATGCCCCAGCACATCATCGTAGAGAAGACTCGCAAACGCCGCGTGCCGAACGCGCCCATCGTGGCAGGCCGGCTGTGCGTTCCGGTTGTGATCGTCATCCTCGCGGTG comes from Trinickia violacea and encodes:
- a CDS encoding SET domain-containing protein encodes the protein MRRVVVRRSPVHGKGVFALRQLAAGERVLEYAGEVTSWRKAAGRLRRNGMVGHTFVFGLSDGRVIDGSRGGNSARWLNHACVANCEAIEEDGRVFIETLTDIDAGAELFIRYGLTVDGAITDEIRAQYSCYCGASICTRTMLDDAA